The Flavobacterium commune genome contains a region encoding:
- a CDS encoding fumarate hydratase — protein MDFIYQDPYPILKDDTQYRKITSDYVKVEKLGDREILTVDPKGLELLSQEAMKDVSFMLRTSHLEKLRAILDDPEATDNDRFVAYNLLQNAVVAIDGELPSCQDTGTAIVMAKKGENVYTGVDDAEWLSKGIFNTYQERNLRYSQIVPISMFEEKNSGSNLPAQVDIYAKKGSSYEFLFLAKGGGSANKTYLYQQTKSLLNEKSLDAFIRAKIMDLGTSACPPYHLALVIGGTSAEATLAAVKKASAGYYDNLPTTGNMAGQAFRDLEWEKRVQKICQESAIGAQFGGKYFTHDVRVIRLPRHAASCPVGLGVSCSADRNIKGKITKDGIFVEQLEVNPKRLLPETPPHLEEAVEVDLNQPMADILKKLSQYPIKTRLKLNGTLIVARDIAHAKIKELLDAGKPMPEYFKNHPIYYAGPAKTPDGMPSGSFGPTTAGRMDVYVEEFQKNGGSMVMLAKGNRTKDVMNACKTYGGFYLGSIGGPAAILAKENILSVEVVDFEELGMEAVRKITIKDFPAFIITDDKGNDFFENL, from the coding sequence ATGGACTTTATATATCAGGATCCTTATCCAATTTTAAAAGACGATACCCAATACCGCAAAATCACTTCTGATTACGTAAAAGTAGAGAAACTCGGCGATAGAGAAATCTTAACCGTTGACCCAAAAGGTTTGGAATTGCTTTCGCAGGAAGCAATGAAAGATGTTTCTTTTATGTTACGTACTTCGCATTTGGAAAAATTAAGAGCTATTCTTGATGATCCTGAAGCAACAGACAACGACCGATTCGTGGCTTATAATTTATTGCAAAACGCTGTTGTGGCTATTGATGGCGAATTGCCTTCATGTCAGGATACGGGAACAGCAATTGTAATGGCTAAAAAAGGGGAAAACGTATATACTGGTGTCGATGATGCCGAATGGCTTTCTAAAGGGATTTTTAACACCTATCAGGAACGCAACTTACGTTATTCGCAAATTGTGCCAATCAGTATGTTTGAAGAGAAGAACTCTGGTTCTAATCTTCCGGCGCAAGTTGATATTTATGCCAAAAAAGGAAGTTCGTATGAGTTTTTATTTTTAGCAAAAGGTGGAGGTTCTGCCAATAAAACGTATTTATACCAACAAACGAAATCCTTGTTGAATGAAAAATCACTGGATGCTTTCATTCGCGCTAAAATCATGGATTTAGGAACTTCTGCTTGTCCGCCTTATCACTTGGCTTTGGTAATTGGAGGAACTTCTGCCGAAGCAACTTTAGCAGCAGTTAAAAAAGCTTCTGCAGGGTACTACGACAATTTACCTACTACAGGAAACATGGCTGGTCAGGCTTTCCGTGATTTGGAATGGGAAAAACGTGTTCAAAAAATCTGTCAAGAAAGTGCTATTGGAGCTCAATTTGGAGGAAAATATTTCACGCATGATGTACGTGTAATCCGTTTGCCACGTCACGCAGCTTCTTGTCCGGTTGGATTGGGAGTTTCCTGTTCTGCCGATAGAAATATCAAAGGAAAAATTACCAAAGACGGAATCTTCGTAGAGCAATTAGAAGTAAACCCGAAACGTTTATTGCCTGAAACACCACCACATTTAGAAGAAGCTGTTGAAGTTGATTTGAACCAACCGATGGCTGATATTCTTAAAAAATTATCACAATATCCAATTAAAACACGTTTGAAACTAAACGGAACTTTGATTGTAGCCCGTGATATTGCTCACGCTAAAATCAAAGAATTATTGGATGCTGGAAAACCAATGCCGGAATACTTTAAAAACCATCCAATTTACTATGCAGGTCCTGCTAAAACACCGGACGGAATGCCATCAGGAAGTTTTGGACCAACAACTGCAGGACGTATGGACGTTTATGTAGAAGAATTCCAAAAAAATGGCGGAAGTATGGTAATGCTTGCCAAAGGAAACAGAACTAAAGATGTGATGAATGCCTGTAAAACTTACGGTGGATTCTATTTGGGTTCTATCGGAGGTCCGGCAGCTATTTTAGCTAAAGAAAACATTCTTTCGGTTGAAGTAGTTGACTTTGAAGAATTAGGCATGGAAGCCGTTCGTAAAATCACTATTAAAGATTTCCCTGCTTTTATTATCACTGATGATAAAGGAAATGATTTCTTTGAGAATTTATAA
- a CDS encoding CoA transferase subunit A, with translation MICKKVNSVQEALRDVQDNATIMLGGFGLCGIPENSIAELVQKEIKNLTCISNNAGVDNFGLGMLLQKRQIKKMISSYVGENAEFERQMLSGELEVELIPQGTLAERCRAAQAGIPAFFTPAGFGTEVAIGKETREFNGKMHVMELAFNADFSIVKAWKGDTAGNLIFKGTARNFNPAMAGAAKITIAEVEELVEAGTLDPNQIHIPGIFVQRIFQGEKYEKRIEKRTVRERK, from the coding sequence ATGATCTGTAAAAAAGTAAATTCTGTTCAGGAAGCCCTGCGTGATGTTCAAGACAATGCGACTATTATGTTGGGAGGTTTTGGACTTTGTGGTATTCCAGAAAATTCTATTGCCGAATTAGTCCAAAAAGAAATTAAAAATCTCACCTGTATTTCTAATAATGCCGGAGTGGATAATTTTGGTTTGGGGATGCTTTTGCAAAAAAGACAAATCAAAAAAATGATTTCATCTTATGTTGGTGAAAATGCCGAATTTGAACGTCAGATGCTTTCAGGTGAACTCGAAGTAGAACTTATTCCACAAGGAACATTAGCTGAACGCTGTCGTGCGGCTCAGGCCGGAATTCCTGCTTTTTTTACTCCGGCAGGCTTTGGAACTGAAGTTGCAATTGGTAAAGAAACCCGGGAATTTAACGGAAAAATGCACGTGATGGAATTGGCTTTCAATGCTGATTTTTCCATTGTAAAAGCCTGGAAAGGAGACACGGCAGGAAACCTAATTTTTAAAGGAACTGCCCGAAATTTCAATCCTGCCATGGCCGGTGCTGCCAAAATCACTATTGCCGAAGTAGAAGAACTAGTTGAAGCAGGAACTTTAGATCCTAATCAAATTCATATTCCCGGAATATTTGTGCAACGGATTTTTCAAGGTGAGAAATATGAAAAACGGATTGAGAAAAGAACGGTTCGAGAAAGAAAATAG
- a CDS encoding CoA transferase subunit B has protein sequence MLTKEDIAKRIAQELQDGFYVNLGIGIPTLVANYIPEGINVEFQSENGVLGMGPFPFEGEEDADLINAGKQTITTLPGAVFFDSALSFGMIRGKHVDLTILGAMEVAENGDIANWKIPGKMVKGMGGAMDLVASAENIIVAMMHVNKEGESKILKKCSLPLTGVGCVKKIVTELAVMEITPRGIKLLERAPGVTVEHIIASTEAELIIEGDIPEMVIE, from the coding sequence ATGTTAACAAAAGAAGATATCGCAAAACGAATTGCTCAAGAACTTCAAGACGGCTTTTACGTTAATTTAGGGATAGGAATTCCTACTTTGGTGGCCAATTATATACCTGAAGGAATAAACGTCGAATTTCAAAGCGAAAATGGCGTTTTAGGCATGGGTCCGTTTCCTTTCGAGGGTGAAGAAGACGCTGATTTAATTAATGCAGGAAAACAAACCATAACAACGCTTCCCGGAGCTGTCTTTTTTGATTCGGCATTAAGTTTTGGAATGATTCGCGGAAAACATGTCGATTTAACTATTCTTGGTGCCATGGAAGTAGCCGAAAACGGCGATATAGCCAACTGGAAAATTCCCGGTAAAATGGTTAAAGGAATGGGGGGTGCGATGGATTTAGTGGCTTCTGCTGAAAATATCATTGTGGCCATGATGCACGTCAACAAAGAAGGGGAATCTAAAATTCTAAAAAAATGCAGTTTGCCGTTAACAGGTGTGGGCTGCGTTAAAAAAATCGTGACTGAATTAGCAGTTATGGAAATTACTCCAAGGGGGATTAAATTACTCGAAAGAGCTCCCGGAGTAACAGTAGAGCATATCATCGCTTCGACCGAAGCAGAATTGATTATAGAAGGCGATATTCCTGAAATGGTGATTGAATAA
- a CDS encoding GNAT family N-acetyltransferase produces MTEIKIAITDNEIASCWEAISVLRPMLEREHFVSLIKDLQKEGYQLLYIQEEGITVAIAGYRIYTMLYCGKMLYLDDLSTLENFRGKGYASQLLNYLKEIALEQQCVSIQLDSGPARTTAHKLYFKEDFTISAYHFHKNIELKL; encoded by the coding sequence ATGACTGAAATTAAAATTGCAATTACCGATAATGAAATAGCTTCCTGTTGGGAAGCTATTTCTGTATTACGACCAATGTTAGAAAGAGAACATTTTGTTTCTCTAATAAAGGATTTACAAAAAGAAGGCTATCAGCTGCTTTATATTCAGGAAGAGGGTATAACGGTTGCAATTGCTGGTTATCGCATTTATACGATGCTCTATTGCGGTAAAATGCTTTATCTGGATGATCTTTCTACTCTGGAAAATTTTAGGGGGAAAGGTTATGCTTCGCAACTTCTAAACTACCTAAAAGAAATTGCTTTGGAACAGCAATGTGTTTCCATTCAATTGGATTCCGGTCCGGCTAGAACCACTGCTCATAAACTCTATTTCAAAGAAGATTTTACAATCAGTGCTTATCATTTTCATAAAAATATAGAGCTAAAACTTTAA
- a CDS encoding penicillin-binding protein 1A, producing MATNKKTNTTEHDFKYYTKKFWKFFFYGMAGIMLFFLFASWGLFGSMPSFEDLENPDSNLATEIISADGVVIGKYFQTNRSQLKYSDLPKNLVDALVATEDERFYEHSGIDGRGTLRAIVSLGTNGGASTLTQQLAKQLFHGEGSKFLPFRIVQKAKEWIIAIRLERQYTKNEILAMYCNVYDFGNSAVGVSSAAQTYFSKTPKELTVDESAILVGMFKNSSLYNPIRNPEGVKNRRNVVLGQMEKSDMITEAQKEKLKKLPLNLRFKLESHREGTATYFREYLRDYMKKWAETNKKPDGSDYDIYKDGLKIYTTIDSRMQLHAEKAVTEHMANLQEQFFIEAKTNKNAPFVGISEKETNRILKLAMKASNRWTVMESMEKSEDEIIESFNKKTKMTVFTWKGERDTVMTPLDSIRYYKHFLQSGLMAMEPQTGNIKAWVGGINYKYFQYDHVAQGARQVGSTFKPFVYATAIEQLNMSPCDSIIDAPFTIPVGRHHVTETWTPRNSNNTYLGMVTLKKALANSINTVSAKLIDKTGPEAVIKLTHKLGVKTEIPAQPSIALGAVDITVEEMVAAYSTFANQGVYNKPQFLTRIEDKSGVVIYEPIPESHDVLNKDIAFAVVKLLEGVTEGGSGSRLRTEYGGSGDNRWTGYPYVFKNPIAGKTGTTQNQSDGWFMGMVPNLVTGVWVGCEDRSARFKSLTYGQGATAALPVWGYFMKLCYEDPNLKVSKEPFERPANLSIKVDCYQPRPKVEKDTTAVIQDTDEFEF from the coding sequence ATGGCAACTAATAAAAAAACAAATACTACAGAACACGATTTTAAGTACTACACCAAAAAATTCTGGAAGTTTTTCTTTTATGGAATGGCAGGAATTATGTTGTTTTTCCTTTTTGCATCCTGGGGACTTTTTGGTTCCATGCCTTCATTTGAAGACTTAGAAAACCCGGATTCTAATTTGGCTACCGAAATTATTTCTGCTGATGGAGTAGTTATTGGAAAGTATTTTCAAACGAACCGTTCGCAATTAAAATATTCTGATTTGCCTAAAAATCTAGTAGATGCACTTGTTGCAACTGAGGATGAGCGTTTCTACGAACATTCAGGTATTGACGGAAGAGGAACTTTAAGAGCTATTGTAAGTTTAGGAACAAATGGTGGTGCGAGTACCTTAACACAGCAATTGGCTAAACAATTGTTTCATGGTGAAGGATCTAAATTCCTGCCTTTTCGTATTGTTCAAAAAGCGAAGGAATGGATTATTGCTATTCGATTAGAAAGACAATATACTAAGAATGAGATTCTGGCGATGTATTGCAATGTATATGATTTTGGAAACTCAGCTGTAGGAGTAAGTTCGGCAGCTCAGACTTATTTTTCAAAAACTCCAAAAGAATTAACGGTGGACGAGTCGGCAATTTTGGTGGGTATGTTTAAAAATTCAAGTCTTTATAATCCAATTCGAAATCCTGAGGGTGTAAAAAACCGTAGAAATGTGGTTTTGGGACAAATGGAAAAGTCGGATATGATTACTGAAGCCCAAAAAGAAAAATTAAAAAAACTACCTCTAAACTTACGTTTTAAATTAGAGAGTCATCGAGAAGGAACCGCTACTTATTTCAGAGAATACTTACGTGACTACATGAAAAAATGGGCAGAAACCAATAAAAAACCGGATGGTTCAGATTATGATATCTATAAAGATGGATTAAAAATTTACACTACTATCGATTCCAGAATGCAATTGCATGCTGAAAAGGCGGTTACTGAGCACATGGCAAATCTTCAGGAACAGTTTTTTATTGAGGCAAAAACCAATAAAAATGCGCCATTTGTTGGTATTTCTGAGAAAGAAACCAATCGAATTTTAAAATTGGCTATGAAAGCTTCTAACCGTTGGACTGTTATGGAATCAATGGAAAAATCAGAAGATGAAATTATTGAATCTTTCAATAAGAAAACAAAAATGACTGTTTTTACCTGGAAAGGAGAGCGAGATACGGTTATGACGCCTTTGGATTCTATTCGTTATTACAAACATTTCCTGCAATCCGGATTGATGGCTATGGAGCCTCAAACAGGAAACATCAAAGCTTGGGTAGGAGGAATCAATTATAAGTATTTTCAATACGATCACGTAGCTCAGGGAGCCAGACAAGTGGGTTCTACTTTCAAACCTTTTGTGTATGCAACAGCCATAGAGCAGTTGAACATGTCTCCTTGCGATTCTATTATCGATGCACCATTCACTATTCCTGTTGGTCGTCATCACGTTACAGAAACCTGGACTCCAAGAAACTCAAACAATACTTATCTTGGAATGGTCACTTTGAAGAAAGCATTGGCCAATTCGATTAATACCGTTTCGGCTAAATTAATTGACAAAACCGGCCCGGAAGCAGTAATTAAACTAACGCATAAATTAGGGGTTAAAACTGAAATCCCTGCTCAGCCTTCGATCGCACTTGGAGCTGTAGATATTACTGTTGAAGAAATGGTAGCTGCTTACAGTACTTTTGCTAATCAGGGAGTGTATAACAAACCGCAGTTTTTAACTCGAATTGAAGATAAAAGTGGTGTTGTTATTTATGAGCCAATACCGGAATCGCATGATGTTTTGAACAAAGATATTGCCTTTGCTGTTGTGAAATTACTGGAAGGTGTTACCGAAGGTGGTTCGGGATCCAGATTAAGAACTGAATACGGAGGTAGCGGAGACAACCGTTGGACAGGTTATCCGTATGTATTTAAAAACCCGATTGCCGGTAAAACAGGAACAACACAAAACCAATCTGATGGATGGTTCATGGGAATGGTTCCAAATTTGGTGACAGGAGTTTGGGTAGGTTGCGAAGACCGTTCAGCTCGTTTTAAAAGTCTTACTTATGGTCAGGGAGCTACAGCAGCACTACCGGTTTGGGGATATTTTATGAAATTATGTTATGAGGATCCAAATCTAAAAGTCTCAAAAGAACCATTTGAAAGACCGGCTAATCTTTCTATAAAAGTAGATTGTTATCAACCGCGTCCAAAAGTAGAAAAGGATACCACTGCAGTTATTCAGGATACAGACGAGTTTGAATTCTAA
- a CDS encoding gliding motility lipoprotein GldH: MRLKNSVVLLLVSILFFSCDKKRVFDEYKSVGSAWHKDSVVSFNLPELDSTKRYDLFINIRDNNNYPFSNLFLIVTLEKPNGYTKVDTLEYQMAAADGTLLGNGFTDIKESKLYFKENVRFRGKYKLNIKQAVREGGKVPGVTELEGITEVGLRIEKKE, translated from the coding sequence ATGAGGCTAAAAAATAGCGTTGTATTACTTTTAGTTAGCATACTTTTTTTCTCCTGTGATAAAAAAAGAGTTTTTGATGAATATAAATCCGTTGGTAGTGCCTGGCATAAAGATAGCGTCGTTTCCTTTAATTTGCCTGAATTGGATTCTACAAAAAGATATGATCTTTTTATAAACATCAGAGATAATAATAATTATCCTTTTAGTAATCTATTTTTGATTGTAACACTTGAAAAACCAAATGGTTACACTAAAGTGGATACCTTAGAATACCAAATGGCTGCGGCTGATGGCACATTGTTAGGGAATGGGTTTACCGATATAAAAGAGAGCAAATTGTATTTTAAAGAGAATGTAAGGTTCAGAGGAAAATACAAACTCAATATAAAGCAAGCTGTTAGAGAAGGTGGTAAGGTTCCGGGAGTTACAGAATTAGAAGGCATTACCGAAGTAGGTTTAAGAATTGAAAAAAAAGAATAA
- a CDS encoding FKBP-type peptidyl-prolyl cis-trans isomerase, whose amino-acid sequence MKYSFLAIIAVFFMSCSNDSEKLIDYSAQNEAEIQAYIAENDLDAQRTSSGLYYVINEEGTGKRPTATSVITVSYKGYYTDKTVFDQGSTTGVTFNLQQVIKGWIEGIPFFKEGGSGILLIPAHLAYGSKDYQKVPGGSVLIFEIKLLAVEFSATNDAQIVKYISDNQLNATKTESGLYYVIDEAGTGKQPTSTSNVTVAYKGYFTNKTVFDPGSTTGISLNLQQVIKGWTEGIPYFKEGGSGKLLIPATLGYGSYNYNSIPGGSVLIFDVKLISVN is encoded by the coding sequence ATGAAATATTCATTTCTTGCTATTATCGCTGTATTTTTTATGTCATGCAGTAATGATTCCGAAAAGTTGATAGATTATAGTGCGCAAAATGAGGCTGAAATTCAAGCTTATATCGCAGAAAATGATTTGGATGCACAAAGAACAAGTTCTGGTTTGTATTACGTAATCAATGAAGAAGGAACTGGAAAAAGACCTACTGCAACTTCAGTAATTACTGTATCCTACAAAGGGTATTATACAGATAAAACTGTTTTTGACCAAGGCAGTACAACTGGAGTTACTTTTAATTTACAACAAGTAATTAAAGGGTGGATTGAAGGCATTCCTTTCTTTAAAGAAGGCGGAAGTGGTATTCTGTTAATTCCAGCACATTTAGCTTATGGAAGTAAGGATTATCAAAAAGTTCCTGGGGGGTCTGTTTTAATTTTTGAAATTAAATTATTGGCGGTTGAATTTAGTGCTACTAATGATGCTCAAATTGTAAAATACATTAGTGATAATCAATTAAATGCTACAAAAACAGAATCTGGTTTGTATTATGTTATTGACGAAGCGGGAACTGGAAAACAACCTACATCAACCTCAAATGTTACTGTGGCCTACAAAGGTTATTTTACAAATAAAACTGTTTTTGACCCAGGCAGCACAACTGGAATTTCATTGAATTTGCAACAAGTAATTAAAGGCTGGACGGAAGGAATTCCGTATTTTAAAGAAGGAGGAAGCGGAAAACTTTTGATTCCTGCTACTTTGGGCTATGGCAGTTACAATTACAATTCTATTCCAGGCGGTTCGGTATTAATTTTTGATGTTAAGCTAATTTCGGTTAATTAA
- a CDS encoding S41 family peptidase produces the protein MKLKYLILILLVGLAFTSCSKDSDSDSDAVKTVVPDEINDFVWKAMNSWYYWQSNVANLSDSKITSSNNYANFINGKTPDALFYSLLYQRGTVDRFSWIENSNEVVNVSKIAEVKKSGGFSYGVYPKDLNNVNLVALINYIVPGSPADLAGLKRGDVITKINGNQLTSSNYDQLANTQVSLTLAASVGFISTGLVTTDKAGTVNVTQTEIDENPVAYYEKKVYGSKNIGYLVYNSFKSDYNDELNAAFAKMQSDGINELVLDLRYNGGGSLETAVALAQMINGSFTNKPYAYLDFNAKHNSNDGFENLSDKVKIFNLVDNEPTFQRDESINSLSLTKIYVLVSFQTASASELTIQCLKKYISVITIGEETVGKFVGSNTLYDSPTSNYTSYANRSTKHQWQLQPITFTYYNKDKDVNPTKITPNHEINPYSTFLNLVEFGNVKDPCLKKALELITGQTLRTNTQNTNTSLSFRNDNLASFNPTNAAKGLYIEDFKSLKQ, from the coding sequence ATGAAACTAAAATATCTAATTTTAATATTGCTTGTTGGATTGGCTTTTACTTCTTGCAGTAAGGATTCTGATTCTGATTCTGATGCAGTCAAAACCGTTGTACCTGATGAGATTAATGACTTTGTTTGGAAAGCGATGAATTCCTGGTATTATTGGCAATCCAATGTTGCCAATTTATCCGATAGCAAAATTACTTCCAGCAATAACTATGCTAATTTTATTAACGGAAAAACTCCAGATGCTCTTTTTTATTCGCTCCTTTATCAAAGAGGAACTGTGGATAGATTTTCCTGGATTGAAAACAGTAATGAAGTGGTGAATGTTTCAAAAATTGCCGAAGTCAAAAAAAGTGGCGGTTTTAGTTATGGAGTTTATCCTAAGGATTTGAATAATGTAAATTTGGTAGCCTTGATAAATTATATTGTACCAGGTTCACCTGCGGATTTAGCGGGATTGAAAAGGGGTGACGTTATTACAAAAATAAATGGTAATCAACTTACCTCAAGTAATTATGATCAACTAGCCAATACTCAAGTATCACTTACTTTGGCAGCAAGTGTAGGATTTATAAGCACTGGTTTAGTAACTACTGACAAAGCAGGTACTGTAAATGTAACTCAAACAGAAATTGATGAAAACCCGGTTGCTTATTACGAAAAGAAAGTATATGGCAGTAAAAACATTGGCTATTTGGTGTATAATAGTTTCAAATCCGATTATAATGATGAACTTAATGCTGCTTTCGCCAAAATGCAATCGGATGGAATTAACGAATTGGTTTTAGATTTAAGATATAACGGAGGCGGATCATTAGAAACAGCAGTAGCTTTGGCACAAATGATCAATGGAAGTTTTACTAACAAGCCGTATGCTTATTTAGATTTCAATGCTAAACATAATAGCAACGATGGTTTTGAAAACCTTTCCGATAAAGTAAAAATTTTCAATTTGGTTGATAACGAACCCACTTTTCAGAGAGACGAAAGTATCAATAGCCTTTCTTTAACAAAAATATATGTCTTAGTAAGTTTTCAAACGGCTTCTGCCAGCGAACTCACTATTCAATGTCTAAAAAAATACATTAGCGTAATTACAATTGGTGAAGAAACAGTAGGTAAATTTGTAGGATCTAATACACTATATGATTCTCCTACATCAAATTATACCTCATACGCTAATAGAAGTACCAAACACCAATGGCAATTGCAACCCATTACGTTTACCTATTACAACAAAGACAAAGACGTAAATCCAACTAAAATTACACCTAATCACGAGATTAATCCTTATTCTACTTTCTTAAATCTGGTTGAATTTGGAAACGTAAAAGATCCATGTTTAAAAAAGGCTCTCGAACTGATTACTGGGCAAACTTTGCGGACTAATACTCAAAACACCAACACCTCATTGTCTTTTAGAAACGACAATCTTGCTTCGTTCAATCCTACGAATGCTGCCAAAGGATTGTATATTGAAGATTTTAAAAGTTTAAAACAATAA
- a CDS encoding PSP1 domain-containing protein, giving the protein MACASCSTSDGGAPKGCKNNGTCGTDSCNKLTVFDWLSNMSLPGGEAPFDCVEVRFKNGRKEFYRNTEKLTLSMGDIVATVASPGHDIGIVTLTGELVRIQMKKKGVDPNSNEVPKVYRKASQKDIDIWSAARSKEEPMKVRARELAIAQKLEMKISDIEFQGDGSKATFYYTANDRVDFRQLIKDFAKEFNTRIEMKQVGFRQEAARLGGIGSCGRELCCSTWLTDFRSVNTSAARYQQLSLNPQKLAGQCGKLKCCLNYELDTYMDALKGFPDFDTKLITEKGDAVCQKQDIFKGLMWFAYTNNFANWHVLKIDKVKEIVAENKLKNKVSSLEDFAIEVVQEVEKDFNNAMGQESLTRFDQPKKSKRHNKKPKKTVENNAGAPNAKKQQNKPANNNNNNTAAAPSAPKQPSEKKPKGPRKPIIIKKNEAKK; this is encoded by the coding sequence ATGGCATGTGCAAGTTGTTCAACCTCTGATGGTGGCGCACCAAAAGGTTGCAAAAATAATGGGACTTGTGGCACCGATAGCTGCAACAAATTAACGGTCTTTGACTGGCTTTCGAATATGAGTTTACCGGGTGGTGAAGCTCCTTTTGATTGTGTTGAAGTTCGTTTTAAGAACGGAAGAAAAGAATTTTATCGCAATACCGAGAAATTAACTTTAAGCATGGGAGACATTGTGGCAACTGTCGCTTCTCCTGGGCATGATATTGGAATTGTTACTTTGACGGGAGAATTGGTAAGAATCCAAATGAAGAAAAAAGGAGTAGATCCTAATAGCAATGAAGTACCAAAAGTGTACCGAAAAGCATCTCAAAAAGACATCGATATTTGGTCGGCGGCTCGCAGTAAAGAAGAGCCAATGAAAGTTCGCGCCCGCGAATTGGCTATTGCTCAAAAACTGGAAATGAAAATTTCGGATATCGAATTTCAGGGAGATGGTTCTAAGGCAACATTTTATTACACGGCTAATGACAGAGTCGATTTCAGACAATTAATTAAAGATTTTGCCAAAGAATTCAATACCAGAATCGAGATGAAGCAAGTTGGTTTCCGTCAGGAAGCGGCTCGTTTGGGGGGAATAGGTTCTTGTGGCAGAGAACTGTGTTGTTCTACCTGGCTGACTGATTTTAGAAGTGTCAATACTTCGGCAGCACGTTACCAGCAATTGTCTTTAAATCCGCAAAAATTAGCGGGACAATGTGGTAAATTAAAGTGCTGTTTGAATTATGAATTAGACACTTACATGGATGCTTTAAAAGGATTTCCTGATTTTGACACCAAATTGATTACCGAAAAAGGTGATGCTGTTTGTCAAAAACAAGATATTTTTAAAGGATTGATGTGGTTTGCTTACACGAACAATTTTGCCAATTGGCATGTTTTAAAAATTGATAAGGTTAAGGAAATTGTTGCTGAAAATAAGCTAAAAAATAAAGTTTCGTCCTTAGAAGATTTTGCAATTGAAGTTGTTCAGGAAGTTGAAAAAGACTTTAATAATGCCATGGGACAAGAAAGTTTAACTCGTTTTGATCAACCAAAAAAGAGCAAAAGACACAATAAAAAACCCAAAAAGACAGTTGAAAATAATGCCGGAGCACCAAATGCCAAAAAACAGCAAAACAAACCGGCAAATAATAACAACAATAATACGGCTGCAGCTCCATCTGCGCCCAAACAACCGTCAGAAAAGAAACCTAAAGGACCTAGAAAACCTATAATTATTAAAAAAAATGAGGCTAAAAAATAG